Proteins from a genomic interval of Pseudomonas sp. RC10:
- a CDS encoding ABC transporter substrate-binding protein, with product MSLSRRTFIKHSTILAAAAGLSSHASGLFAATDGTQTLVVSQFPEPTVLTNALTTDGTIYTVTSKLFDGLLSYDNQRQPVPRLATDWHVSADGLVYTFNLRAGVTWHDGQPFSADDVAFSLQNIWRKFNSRGITTFAPVSKVETPTPLQVVITLSTPTPYLLSALSSTDAQVLPKHLYDAGNPLTNPYNIKPIGTGPFKFERWDRGVSINLVKNEQYWDTGKPHLDSLIFRIIPDLTAASAALETQAVQLASVALSNVKRLRNVPQLQVSEISAPYSPGLVGFEFNLEKPVFQDVRVRQAFAHAVDRDFVVKNIYFGFAKSAYSAIPSSMSDFYDDTVPRYPFDLAKAEALLEEAGLKKGADGVRLTVYNDPNPANETLQIAHYLRSNLAKIGVKLVIRSQDFPEYVNRVYTRRDFDTTLVSATAGPDPVMGTQRFYQSSNFKPGIAFSNGARYANTRVDELLAQGQGEVDPVKRKALYAEFQQIVLTDLPKIPLVSPTVVVVTQKQLKDFFNSSEALYGNFADARYQA from the coding sequence ATGTCGTTGAGCAGAAGAACGTTCATCAAACATTCCACGATTCTGGCGGCCGCTGCCGGGCTGTCCAGTCACGCCTCGGGGCTGTTCGCCGCCACGGACGGCACGCAAACGCTGGTCGTCTCGCAGTTCCCCGAGCCTACGGTCCTGACCAACGCGCTGACCACCGACGGCACCATTTATACGGTGACCAGCAAGCTGTTCGATGGCCTGCTGTCCTACGACAACCAACGCCAACCGGTCCCACGGCTGGCCACCGACTGGCACGTCAGCGCCGACGGGCTGGTGTACACCTTCAACCTGCGGGCCGGGGTCACCTGGCATGACGGCCAGCCGTTCAGCGCCGACGACGTGGCGTTTTCCCTGCAGAACATCTGGCGCAAATTCAATTCTCGCGGTATCACCACCTTCGCGCCGGTGAGCAAGGTCGAAACGCCGACGCCGTTGCAAGTGGTGATCACCCTCTCCACCCCCACGCCGTATCTGCTCAGCGCGCTGTCATCCACCGATGCGCAGGTGTTGCCCAAGCACCTGTACGACGCTGGCAACCCGCTGACCAACCCGTACAACATCAAGCCCATCGGCACCGGCCCGTTCAAGTTCGAGCGCTGGGACCGTGGTGTATCGATCAATCTGGTGAAGAACGAGCAGTATTGGGACACCGGCAAGCCGCACCTGGACAGCCTGATTTTCCGCATCATTCCCGACCTCACCGCCGCCTCCGCCGCGCTGGAAACCCAGGCCGTTCAGTTGGCGTCGGTGGCCCTGAGCAACGTCAAGCGCCTGCGCAACGTGCCGCAGTTGCAAGTCAGCGAGATCAGCGCGCCGTATTCGCCGGGGCTGGTGGGTTTCGAGTTCAACCTGGAAAAGCCGGTGTTTCAGGACGTGCGCGTGCGTCAAGCCTTTGCCCATGCGGTGGACCGGGATTTCGTCGTCAAGAACATCTACTTCGGTTTTGCCAAGTCGGCGTACAGCGCGATTCCGTCGAGCATGAGCGATTTCTACGACGACACCGTGCCGCGTTACCCCTTCGATCTGGCCAAGGCCGAAGCCCTGCTGGAAGAGGCCGGGTTGAAGAAAGGCGCCGACGGCGTGCGGCTGACCGTCTACAACGACCCCAACCCGGCCAATGAAACCCTGCAGATCGCCCATTACCTGCGCAGTAACCTGGCGAAGATCGGCGTCAAGCTGGTGATCCGCTCCCAGGACTTCCCCGAATACGTGAACCGCGTGTACACCCGCCGCGACTTCGACACCACGCTGGTCAGCGCCACCGCCGGTCCCGATCCGGTAATGGGCACCCAGCGCTTTTATCAGTCGTCGAACTTCAAGCCCGGCATCGCCTTCTCCAATGGCGCGCGTTACGCCAATACCCGTGTCGATGAACTGCTTGCACAGGGCCAGGGCGAGGTCGATCCCGTTAAGCGCAAGGCCCTTTACGCCGAATTTCAGCAGATCGTGCTCACGGATTTGCCGAAAATTCCGCTGGTGTCGCCGACGGTGGTGGTGGTCACCCAGAAACAGCTCAAGGATTTCTTCAACTCTTCGGAAGCGCTGTACGGCAATTTCGCCGACGCCCGTTATCAGGCGTGA
- a CDS encoding aldo/keto reductase: protein MSAIEYRNLGRNGIKVSPITLGTMMFGGQTDDSVAKRIVDKAYEQGINFIDTANGYNGGASEEVVGRLIADRRSQWVLSTKFVNPNPGAIGPNDRGASRHNVIQSVDASLKRLNTDYIDLFYLHREDHTTPVEETVRALSDLIRAGKIRSYGLSNHRGWKLAEFSRAADVLGVERPAASQPLYNLANRQIENEHLPAAEYYGIGVVSYSPLARGVLTAKYDPTQPPSEGTRAGRNDKRLQQTEWRPESLNLAQRVKDHAQSRGITPGQFALAWVLNNRLITSAIAGPRTEEQWNDYVPALNYAFTAEDEAFIDDLVITGHSSTPGYNDPSHPFAGRKSRV, encoded by the coding sequence ATGAGCGCTATCGAATACCGCAATCTGGGTCGCAACGGCATCAAGGTGTCGCCTATCACCCTGGGCACCATGATGTTCGGCGGCCAGACCGACGACAGCGTGGCCAAGCGGATCGTCGACAAGGCCTATGAGCAGGGCATCAACTTCATCGACACGGCCAATGGCTACAACGGCGGTGCATCCGAGGAAGTGGTCGGGCGCCTGATCGCCGACCGTCGCTCGCAGTGGGTGCTGTCGACCAAGTTCGTCAACCCGAACCCCGGCGCTATTGGGCCGAACGATCGTGGCGCGTCCCGCCACAACGTCATTCAGTCGGTGGACGCCAGCCTCAAACGCCTGAACACCGATTACATCGACCTGTTCTACCTGCACCGCGAAGACCACACGACGCCGGTGGAAGAGACCGTTCGCGCGCTGTCCGACCTGATTCGTGCGGGCAAGATTCGGTCTTACGGGCTGTCCAACCACCGGGGCTGGAAACTCGCCGAGTTCAGCCGTGCGGCGGATGTGCTGGGGGTTGAGCGTCCGGCGGCAAGCCAGCCGTTGTACAACCTGGCCAACCGTCAGATTGAAAACGAGCATTTGCCTGCGGCCGAGTATTACGGGATTGGCGTGGTGTCCTACAGCCCGCTGGCCCGTGGTGTACTGACCGCGAAGTACGACCCGACGCAGCCGCCGTCCGAAGGCACTCGCGCCGGTCGCAACGACAAGCGCCTGCAACAGACCGAATGGCGGCCGGAGTCGCTGAACCTGGCGCAACGGGTCAAGGACCACGCGCAGTCGCGGGGCATCACACCGGGCCAGTTCGCGTTGGCATGGGTGCTGAACAACCGGCTCATCACGTCCGCCATCGCGGGTCCGCGTACTGAAGAGCAATGGAACGACTACGTGCCCGCGCTGAACTACGCGTTCACGGCAGAAGACGAAGCCTTCATCGACGACCTGGTCATCACCGGCCATTCCTCGACACCGGGCTACAACGACCCGAGCCACCCGTTTGCGGGGCGTAAGTCGAGGGTTTGA
- a CDS encoding SfnB family sulfur acquisition oxidoreductase codes for MTDTSFARHASSNPSASERNVTAPARPAQVIRSEREAVETAERLAAVFRLNAQRRDVERQLPWQELDDFAHSGLLAIRVPKAFGGAEVSYRTLTEVVAIIGEADASIGQLMLSIILACSVIEAVGRPEQQALFFGKILEGYRWGNGHAEGGSLPAGTTRTQITREGDHYRVNGSKAYSTGALFSQLISVGCVDENGQSKTAVLDRYAPGLSIIDDWDGFGQRTTASGTLLLDNVRVEHSHVLDTEQGKVSANTYGIPDLFHSALDLGIARAAFRDTLDYVREHARPYARTGVTAVAEDPYVLEIIGDLHTRIHAGEAVLEKAAALFDRVTAEQGPGPSIQVSSALATAKILTTEAALLASNKLFQLGGASSTRLEYGYDRHWRNARTHTVHDPVAWKFNLIGKFQLLGR; via the coding sequence ATGACCGACACATCGTTTGCCCGGCACGCCTCGTCGAACCCTTCAGCCTCAGAGCGCAACGTCACCGCCCCTGCCCGCCCGGCCCAGGTCATTCGCAGTGAACGCGAAGCGGTGGAGACGGCTGAACGGCTGGCCGCCGTGTTCAGGTTGAACGCTCAACGCCGTGACGTCGAGCGCCAGCTGCCGTGGCAGGAGCTGGACGACTTCGCCCACAGCGGGTTGTTGGCGATTCGCGTGCCCAAGGCGTTTGGCGGTGCCGAGGTGTCGTACCGGACGCTGACCGAAGTGGTGGCGATCATCGGCGAGGCCGACGCCTCCATTGGCCAACTGATGCTGAGCATCATTCTGGCGTGCAGCGTGATCGAGGCGGTGGGCCGTCCGGAGCAGCAGGCGTTGTTCTTCGGCAAGATTCTGGAGGGCTATCGCTGGGGCAACGGCCATGCCGAGGGCGGCAGCTTGCCCGCGGGCACCACACGCACGCAGATCACCCGTGAAGGCGATCACTATCGGGTCAACGGGTCCAAGGCGTATTCCACCGGGGCGCTGTTTTCCCAGCTGATTTCCGTGGGCTGCGTGGACGAGAACGGCCAGTCGAAAACCGCTGTGCTGGACCGCTACGCACCGGGCCTGAGCATCATTGACGACTGGGACGGCTTCGGCCAGCGCACCACCGCCAGCGGCACCCTGCTGCTGGATAACGTGCGCGTCGAACACAGTCACGTGCTCGACACCGAACAGGGCAAAGTCAGCGCCAACACCTACGGCATTCCCGATCTGTTTCACAGCGCGCTGGACCTGGGCATCGCGAGGGCAGCGTTTCGCGACACGCTGGATTACGTGCGTGAACACGCCAGGCCCTATGCGCGCACCGGGGTCACCGCCGTCGCCGAAGACCCGTACGTGCTGGAAATCATCGGCGACCTGCACACGCGGATTCACGCCGGAGAAGCGGTGCTGGAAAAAGCGGCGGCGTTGTTCGACCGGGTGACAGCGGAGCAAGGGCCGGGGCCGTCGATTCAGGTCTCGTCGGCGCTGGCCACCGCGAAAATCCTCACCACCGAAGCGGCCTTGCTGGCCAGCAACAAACTGTTCCAGCTCGGCGGCGCCAGCTCCACCCGCCTCGAATATGGCTACGACCGCCACTGGCGCAATGCACGCACCCACACCGTCCACGACCCGGTGGCGTGGAAATTCAATTTGATCGGGAAGTTTCAGTTGTTGGGGCGGTGA
- a CDS encoding ABC transporter permease: MTLETSAPISRPRPAPVNLPDSSWRQQLGSSLLGRFAATGKTLTDQPDDPSSEFHAHDRWPVLRALLRSPGAVVGIGVLLLIVLVALAAGHLYPGDPLDMAGQPLLAPGEDWAYPLGTDALGRDIAAGLAHGARVSLLVGITAALVSVVIGTLIGALAGYFGGRIDRALTWLIELFQTTPSFLLVVVVVSITQSTVGVIAVVIGLTSWDTVARLVRAEFRALLNADFVLAARTVGYSTRWIIFREVLPNALPPIIITASVIVASAILTESSLSFLGVGDPNLISWGSMIGSGRDMLRSALYLTAIPGAVLVVTVFSLNLVGDALISALNPRLRGRTA, from the coding sequence ATGACCCTGGAAACCTCTGCACCCATCAGCCGTCCACGGCCCGCGCCGGTCAACCTGCCGGACAGTTCCTGGCGGCAGCAACTGGGCAGTTCGCTGCTCGGGCGTTTCGCCGCCACCGGAAAAACCCTGACGGATCAGCCGGACGACCCTTCCTCTGAGTTTCACGCCCACGACCGCTGGCCCGTGCTGCGTGCCTTATTGCGCTCACCGGGCGCCGTCGTCGGCATCGGCGTGTTGCTGCTGATCGTGCTCGTGGCGTTGGCGGCGGGGCACCTGTACCCCGGCGACCCGCTGGACATGGCGGGTCAACCGCTGTTGGCGCCTGGCGAGGACTGGGCATACCCACTGGGCACCGATGCCCTCGGGCGCGACATCGCCGCTGGCCTCGCCCACGGGGCACGGGTCTCACTGTTGGTCGGCATCACGGCGGCGCTGGTCAGCGTGGTGATCGGCACCCTGATCGGCGCACTGGCCGGGTATTTCGGCGGGCGTATTGACCGGGCCCTGACCTGGCTGATCGAGCTGTTCCAGACCACGCCGTCGTTCCTGCTGGTTGTGGTGGTGGTCTCGATCACCCAATCCACGGTGGGCGTGATCGCCGTGGTGATTGGTCTGACGTCCTGGGACACCGTCGCCCGACTGGTGCGTGCGGAATTTCGCGCATTGCTCAACGCCGATTTCGTGCTGGCGGCACGGACCGTGGGCTACAGCACCCGGTGGATCATCTTTCGTGAAGTCCTGCCCAATGCTTTGCCGCCGATCATCATCACCGCGTCGGTGATTGTGGCGTCGGCGATTCTCACTGAGTCGTCGCTGTCGTTCCTCGGTGTCGGTGACCCCAACCTCATCAGCTGGGGCAGCATGATCGGCAGTGGCCGCGACATGCTGCGCAGCGCGCTTTACCTGACCGCGATCCCCGGCGCCGTGCTGGTGGTCACCGTGTTTAGCCTGAATCTGGTGGGTGACGCCCTGATCAGCGCATTGAATCCAAGACTGCGTGGGAGAACGGCATGA
- a CDS encoding ABC transporter ATP-binding protein yields the protein MNAVANIDDTGQPLLSVSDLQVNYGEYQAVKGVSFTVARGETLALVGESGCGKSTTAMAIMRLLGGRAGITGNVDFDGQNLSTVSDPVMRSLRGNDISMVFQDPMTSLNPVLSIGEQIGEVLRRHRGLSRKDARDEALKLLKKVRIPNAEARLDDFPHNLSGGQRQRVMIAIAVACNPRLLIADEPTTALDVTVQAHILQLLKELSEEYAMGLLLITHDLGVVGQWADRVAVMYDGLIVESGTTEAIFTAPQHAYTKGLLGASLRLDTDAHYATASLPEINVRKHNSGVIEFDLHSHSRYFTARDASTGALEQPILDVRHLRTEYKTRQGTVTAVDDVSFQIRPGETLGLVGESGCGKSTLSKTILGLIKARSGEILLNGTDIAGFDEKQLRGHRPFVQMVFQDPYGSLNPKHSVYRILDGVLKNHGVKSAQSRSQQIFEIIHRVGLPQSAVWKYPHEFSGGQRQRIGVARALILRPSLVILDEAVSSLDVSVRAQILNLLADLKQEFGLSYLFISHDLSVVKYMADRVLVMHDGKIVEEGAHDGIWKNARHDYTRKLIGSVPVPRYALADDESVPYADSAWQELPVAMLLSRFAV from the coding sequence ATGAACGCTGTAGCCAATATCGACGACACGGGTCAGCCGTTGCTCAGCGTGAGCGATCTGCAGGTCAATTACGGCGAGTACCAGGCGGTCAAGGGCGTGAGCTTCACCGTGGCGCGGGGCGAAACCCTGGCGCTGGTGGGCGAATCCGGGTGCGGCAAGTCCACCACGGCCATGGCGATCATGCGCCTGCTGGGCGGGCGTGCCGGGATCACCGGCAACGTCGATTTCGACGGCCAGAACCTGTCCACCGTCAGCGACCCGGTGATGCGCAGCCTGCGGGGCAACGACATTTCCATGGTGTTTCAGGACCCCATGACCTCGCTGAACCCGGTGCTGAGCATCGGCGAGCAGATCGGCGAGGTGCTGCGGCGCCATCGTGGCCTGTCGCGCAAGGACGCCCGCGACGAAGCCCTGAAGCTGCTGAAAAAAGTGCGCATCCCCAACGCCGAAGCGCGGCTCGACGATTTCCCGCACAACCTCTCCGGCGGTCAGCGGCAGCGGGTGATGATCGCCATTGCCGTGGCCTGCAACCCGCGTTTGTTGATTGCGGACGAGCCCACCACCGCGCTGGACGTCACGGTGCAGGCGCACATCCTGCAACTGCTCAAGGAGTTGAGCGAGGAATACGCCATGGGCCTGCTGCTGATCACCCACGATCTGGGCGTGGTCGGGCAGTGGGCGGATCGTGTGGCGGTGATGTACGACGGGCTGATCGTCGAGTCCGGGACCACCGAGGCCATCTTCACCGCGCCGCAACACGCCTACACGAAAGGGCTGCTGGGCGCCTCGTTGCGGCTGGACACGGATGCCCATTACGCCACCGCGTCGTTGCCGGAAATCAACGTGCGCAAGCACAACAGCGGGGTCATCGAGTTCGACCTGCACAGCCATTCCCGTTATTTCACGGCGCGGGATGCCAGCACGGGCGCCCTGGAACAACCGATCCTTGACGTTCGCCATTTGCGCACCGAGTACAAGACCCGTCAGGGCACGGTCACGGCGGTGGACGACGTGAGCTTCCAGATCCGGCCCGGCGAAACCTTAGGGCTGGTGGGGGAATCCGGCTGTGGGAAGTCTACGCTGAGCAAGACGATTCTCGGGCTGATCAAGGCCCGTTCGGGGGAGATCCTGCTGAACGGGACCGATATCGCCGGTTTTGACGAAAAACAGCTGCGTGGCCATCGCCCGTTCGTGCAAATGGTGTTTCAGGACCCCTATGGCTCGCTGAACCCCAAGCACAGCGTCTACCGCATCCTCGACGGCGTGCTGAAAAACCACGGGGTGAAGAGCGCGCAAAGTCGCAGCCAGCAGATCTTCGAGATCATCCACCGTGTCGGCCTGCCGCAATCGGCGGTGTGGAAATACCCCCATGAATTTTCCGGCGGCCAGCGCCAGCGCATCGGCGTGGCGCGGGCCCTGATCCTACGGCCGTCGCTGGTGATCCTCGACGAAGCGGTGTCGTCGCTGGACGTCTCGGTGCGGGCGCAGATCCTCAACCTGCTGGCGGACCTGAAGCAGGAATTCGGGCTTTCCTACCTGTTCATTTCCCATGATCTGTCGGTGGTCAAGTACATGGCCGACCGGGTGCTGGTGATGCACGACGGCAAGATCGTCGAAGAGGGCGCCCACGACGGCATCTGGAAAAATGCCCGCCACGATTACACCCGCAAGCTCATTGGCTCCGTTCCCGTGCCGCGTTACGCGCTGGCGGACGATGAGTCGGTGCCCTATGCGGATTCGGCCTGGCAGGAACTGCCGGTGGCCATGCTGCTGTCGCGCTTCGCGGTCTAG
- a CDS encoding ABC transporter permease encodes MSVRTFYQRLTQRLHSGFRSSLFRAVPTALGVIVLNFILLQMVPGDAVDALTAEAGSATAETSALLRQQYGLDKSSLAQFGDYVNQLAHLSLGDSPRYGIPVLDVISQRLPNTLLLMGLALAISLVVGVILGVIMALWQGKWPDRVLSSLAFVLYSTPGFWIGLMAIVLFAVKLEWLPSGGDGTIGAGLTGIDKFVDKLQYAILPALTLSSFFIAIYARLTRASVLEVLTHDYVRTAHAKGLTAWHITWRHVLRNALLPLTTVAGTHLGGLLGGAAVAETVFGWPGIGRLTLEAVQAREYKVLLGILLLSSFIVIVANLLVDLLHKRLDPRISPRKGGR; translated from the coding sequence ATGTCGGTCCGAACTTTCTACCAGCGTTTAACTCAGCGGCTGCATTCAGGCTTTCGCAGTTCACTGTTTCGTGCCGTGCCGACCGCCCTTGGTGTGATCGTCCTCAACTTTATTCTGTTGCAGATGGTGCCGGGGGACGCTGTCGATGCGTTGACCGCCGAAGCAGGCTCCGCGACCGCGGAAACCAGCGCCTTGCTGCGTCAGCAATACGGCCTCGACAAATCTTCGCTGGCGCAATTCGGCGACTATGTGAATCAACTGGCCCACCTCAGCCTCGGCGACTCGCCCCGGTACGGCATTCCGGTGCTGGACGTGATCAGCCAACGCCTGCCCAACACCTTGTTGCTCATGGGGCTGGCGCTGGCGATTTCGTTGGTGGTCGGCGTCATCCTCGGGGTGATCATGGCGCTGTGGCAGGGCAAATGGCCGGACCGCGTGCTGTCGTCGCTGGCGTTCGTGCTGTATTCGACGCCGGGTTTCTGGATCGGCTTGATGGCCATCGTGCTGTTCGCGGTCAAGCTGGAATGGCTGCCCAGTGGCGGCGACGGGACCATTGGTGCCGGGCTGACCGGCATCGATAAATTCGTCGATAAGTTGCAGTACGCGATCCTGCCCGCACTGACGCTGTCCAGCTTCTTCATCGCGATTTATGCCCGGCTGACCCGCGCCTCGGTGCTGGAAGTCCTGACCCACGATTACGTGCGCACCGCCCACGCCAAGGGGCTGACGGCGTGGCACATCACTTGGCGCCACGTGCTGCGCAACGCCTTGCTGCCCTTGACCACCGTGGCCGGGACGCACTTGGGCGGCTTGCTCGGCGGCGCCGCCGTGGCGGAAACCGTGTTCGGCTGGCCGGGCATCGGGCGCCTGACCCTCGAAGCGGTGCAGGCCCGTGAATACAAGGTGTTGCTCGGCATTCTGCTGCTGTCGTCGTTCATCGTCATCGTCGCCAACCTGCTGGTGGACCTGCTGCACAAACGGCTCGATCCCCGGATATCTCCACGAAAAGGGGGGCGTTGA
- a CDS encoding ABC transporter substrate-binding protein has translation MTDLNLWYTRCPTPTPLGLAVKLGYLESALAQHSVGIQSLQSSTDEKVRASHFDHSQPWSFRQGGNIPPIHARASGRDTRLVGITWIDEFQAVITLPSSGITDASQLAGKRLGLPRQPPGIIDFQRATALKGLLSTLEVAGIARKDVHFVDVVTQTPHFGQATVGYPPELKRRLPYAAEFTQLIKGTIDAFFVKGAEGLSVAHQFGAVILSETGSHRDAAIRINNGTPRLLTVDGTLAQERPDLVEALLQSVQRAGEWAAQNPDLTQRFVAQEIGVSEEAVQGAFGPDLHLKFTTHLDPSGVEAIQSFKHFLLREGFIEQDFSVEDWLHV, from the coding sequence ATGACCGATCTGAACCTGTGGTACACCCGTTGCCCCACCCCGACGCCCCTCGGCCTTGCCGTGAAACTGGGCTATCTGGAATCTGCGCTGGCGCAGCATTCGGTGGGCATCCAGTCGCTGCAAAGCTCGACGGATGAAAAAGTCCGCGCCAGCCATTTCGATCACTCCCAGCCATGGTCCTTCCGCCAGGGCGGCAACATTCCCCCGATCCACGCCCGTGCCAGTGGGCGAGACACCCGGTTGGTCGGCATCACCTGGATCGACGAATTTCAGGCGGTCATCACGCTGCCGTCATCGGGCATCACCGACGCTTCGCAACTGGCGGGCAAACGCCTCGGCCTGCCACGCCAGCCGCCGGGGATCATCGACTTCCAGCGCGCCACGGCGCTTAAGGGCTTGCTCTCGACCCTTGAAGTCGCCGGGATTGCGCGCAAGGACGTGCATTTTGTCGACGTCGTGACGCAGACCCCGCACTTCGGCCAGGCCACCGTGGGCTATCCGCCCGAGCTGAAACGCCGTCTGCCGTACGCGGCGGAATTCACGCAACTGATCAAAGGCACCATCGACGCGTTTTTCGTCAAAGGCGCGGAAGGCCTGAGCGTGGCCCATCAGTTCGGCGCAGTGATCCTCAGTGAAACCGGCAGCCACCGCGACGCGGCGATACGCATCAACAACGGCACGCCACGGCTGTTGACGGTGGACGGCACGCTCGCTCAAGAGCGGCCGGATCTGGTTGAAGCGTTATTGCAATCTGTGCAGCGTGCGGGCGAATGGGCGGCGCAGAACCCCGATTTGACCCAGCGCTTCGTGGCCCAGGAAATCGGCGTGTCCGAGGAAGCGGTTCAAGGGGCCTTCGGCCCGGACCTGCACCTTAAATTCACCACCCACCTCGACCCGTCGGGTGTGGAAGCGATTCAGTCGTTCAAGCATTTCCTGTTGCGCGAAGGCTTCATCGAACAGGATTTTTCGGTTGAGGACTGGCTGCATGTCTGA
- a CDS encoding MFS transporter: protein MSALSLWLNNFTPLRTAHTRVYLSGQSVSMIGIWLQQTAMALLVYQLSGGQAFALGVSALCSSVPILAFSLFTGGLADRYDRRKLLIGCHLLEIALTFAIAAMIQAEHVQLAHIYVFAFLMGCVNSVYFPTQQAFLFDLAGMDNIRKLISINSMILNVCRTVGPTLAGYLVAQVGMSAAFWANGLSYWVVIFSLISLRGVNQERRQGQTAASLIEALAHIRDTLTLRNLYICCATLTMFGLGTLALLPAVAHGDPRRTGLLLAAAASGSLVYAFFLSPVISHIKRMGLTLSLTLVWMGGWLIVSALSQWLALQLIALFMFGLATSQAMVTCTSMVQILSPAAMRGRLMGLFSIIGFGLQPVATLIGGFLADRWGVTTTIAVWGLVAVTLAGGLLVQRPWRGWDLTAQS, encoded by the coding sequence ATGTCTGCCCTTTCGTTGTGGTTGAATAACTTCACGCCTTTGCGCACGGCGCATACACGGGTTTATCTGTCGGGCCAGTCTGTCTCAATGATCGGCATCTGGCTGCAACAGACGGCGATGGCGCTGTTGGTCTATCAGTTGTCCGGCGGGCAGGCGTTTGCCCTTGGCGTCAGCGCATTGTGTTCAAGCGTGCCGATTCTGGCGTTCAGCCTGTTCACCGGCGGCCTCGCCGACCGCTACGACCGGCGCAAACTGCTCATCGGTTGCCATCTGCTGGAGATCGCGCTGACGTTCGCCATCGCCGCGATGATTCAGGCCGAGCACGTGCAATTGGCGCATATCTATGTGTTCGCCTTTCTCATGGGCTGTGTGAACTCCGTGTATTTCCCGACCCAGCAGGCGTTTCTGTTTGACCTGGCCGGGATGGACAACATCCGCAAGCTGATCAGCATCAACTCGATGATCCTCAACGTGTGCCGGACGGTGGGGCCCACGCTGGCGGGGTATCTGGTGGCGCAGGTGGGGATGTCGGCAGCGTTCTGGGCCAACGGTTTGTCGTACTGGGTGGTGATTTTCTCACTGATCTCGTTGCGCGGCGTGAATCAGGAGCGGCGTCAGGGGCAGACGGCCGCTTCGCTGATCGAGGCACTGGCGCACATCCGCGACACCCTGACCCTGCGCAACCTTTACATCTGCTGCGCGACGCTGACGATGTTCGGCTTGGGCACCCTGGCCCTGTTGCCCGCCGTGGCCCACGGCGATCCCCGGCGCACGGGCCTGTTGCTGGCAGCGGCGGCGTCCGGGTCGCTGGTGTATGCGTTCTTTCTGTCGCCGGTCATCAGCCATATCAAACGCATGGGGCTGACGTTGTCGCTCACGCTGGTGTGGATGGGCGGCTGGCTGATCGTGAGCGCACTGAGTCAATGGCTGGCGCTGCAGTTGATCGCGTTGTTCATGTTCGGGCTGGCAACGTCACAGGCCATGGTGACCTGCACCAGCATGGTCCAGATCCTCTCCCCTGCGGCCATGCGCGGACGTCTGATGGGGTTGTTCAGCATCATCGGCTTCGGCCTGCAGCCCGTAGCGACGCTGATTGGCGGGTTTCTCGCGGATCGATGGGGCGTGACCACCACCATCGCCGTCTGGGGGCTGGTGGCCGTGACGCTGGCGGGTGGGTTGTTGGTGCAGAGGCCGTGGCGTGGGTGGGATTTGACCGCGCAATCGTAG